One region of Phragmites australis chromosome 18, lpPhrAust1.1, whole genome shotgun sequence genomic DNA includes:
- the LOC133899392 gene encoding external alternative NAD(P)H-ubiquinone oxidoreductase B2, mitochondrial-like: MRWAAFLWEGVSRRAPGTNNGFSNLVLVVAAASSGGLVAYADSISDDAVDKPQLPPRKKVVVLGTGWGGTTFLRNLDSKLYDVQVISPRNYFAFTPLLPSVTSGTVEPRSIVEPIRRILEKKGGEIKFWEAECFKIDPENKKIHCRANIGTNLDGNGEFLVDYDYLVVAVGARTNTFNTPGVVENCHFLKEVEDAQKIRRSVMDCFERASLPYLDEEERKKNLHFVVVGGGPTGVEFASSLHDFVTEDLSKLYPSIQHLVKISLIEAADHILTMFDKRITNFAEDKFGRDGIDVKTGYKVVKVSKDAITMQNPATGDISVPYGMAVWSTGIGTRPFIVEFMKQIGQANRRVLATDEWLRVLECDGVYAIGDCATINQRKVMEDISEIFRVADKDKSGTLTVKEIQDVLDDIYVRYPQVQLYLKSKQMNGIADLVRSDKGDAEKESVELNIEEFKKALSLVDSQVKFLPATAQVASQQGQYLARCFNKMKDAEEHPEGPIRIRGEGRHRFRPFRYRHLGQFAPLGGEQTAAQLPGDWISIGHSTQWLWYSVYATKQISWRTRALVVSDWTRRFIFGRDSSCI; this comes from the exons ATGAGGTGGGCGGCGTTCTTGTGGGAGGGCGTGTCGCGGCGGGCACCCGGCACCAACAACGGCTTCTCCaacctcgtcctcgtcgtcgcggCCGCAAG TAGTGGAGGCCTCGTCGCATATGCTGATTCCATATCAGATGATGCTGTTGACAAGCCCCAACTTCCTCCGAGGAAAAAAGTTGTAGTTCTTGGGACTGGTTGGGGTGGCACTACATTCCTGAGGAATCTCGATAGTAAATTGTATGATGTGCAAGTTATATCGCCACGGAACTACTTTGCATTTACACCATTGCTCCCAAGCGTCACTTCTGGAACAGTTGAGCCAAGGAGCATTGTTGAGCCAATTCGCAGGATTTTGGAAAAG AAAGGTGGAGAAATCAAGTTTTGGGAAGCGGAGTGCTTCAAGATCGATCCAGAAAATAAGAAGATTCATTGCCGCGCAAATATCGGGACAAATCTTGATGGGAATGGCGAGTTCTTGGTTGACTATGATTATCTTGTGGTAGCAGTTGGAGCTAGGACGAATACATTCAATACTCCTGGTGTGGTCGAGAATTGCCACTTTTTGAAG GAAGTAGAGGATGCTCAAAAGATCCGACGGAGTGTGATGGACTGCTTTGAGAGGGCAAGCCTTCCTTACCTGgatgaagaagagagaaagaagaatcTTCATTTTGTTGTTGTGGGTGGTGGACCTACTGGCGTGGAATTTGCATCATCGTTGCATGATTTTGTTACTGAAGATTTATCCAAGCTTTATCCTTCGATTCAGCACCTTGTCAAGATATCATTGATCGAAGCTGCAGATCACATATTGACCAT GTTTGACAAGAGGATAACAAACTTTGCTGAGGACAAGTTTGGAAGGGATGGCATTGATGTGAAAACTGGATACAAAGTTGTTAAGGTTTCTAAGGATGCTATTACCATGCAAAATCCTGCCACTGGGGACATCTCAGTTCCTTATGGAATGGCTGTCTGGTCCACTGGTATTGGGACTCGTCCATTCATTGTAGAATTCATGAAACAAATTGGCCAG GCCAATCGGCGCGTCTTAGCCACTGACGAATGGCTAAGGGTCCTTGAATGTGATGGTGTCTATGCAATAGGTGATTGTGCTACAATAAACCAGAGGAAAGTTATG GAGGATATTTCAGAAATATTCAGAGTTGCAGATAAAGATAAGTCTGGAACCTTGACTGTTAAAGAAATTCAAGATGTCTTGGATGATATTTATGTGAGATATCCGCAAGTGCAGCTCTACCTTAAGAGCAAGCAAATGAACGGTATTGCTGATTTAGTAAGGAGTGACAAAGGAGATGCTGAAAAGGAATCTGTGGAGCTGAATATTGAAGAATTCAAGAAGGCTCTCTCACTTGTGGATTCACAAGTCAAATTTCTACCTGCAACTGCTCAG GTCGCTTCGCAGCAAGGGCAATATCTTGCTAGGTGCTTTAATAAGATGAAGGATGCTGAAGAACATCCTGAAGGTCCAATTCGCATTAGGGGAGAAGGCCGTCATCGCTTCCGTCCCTTCAG GTATAGGCATCTCGGCCAATTCGCCCCGCTAGGAGGGGAGCAAACTGCTGCACAGCTACCCGGAGACTGGATCTCCATTGGCCACAGCACACAGTGGCTCTGGTACTCCGTGTATGCAAC CAAACAAATAAGCTGGCGCACGAGGGCACTGGTGGTATCTGACTGGACGCGTCGCTTCATCTTTGGAAGAGACTCGAGCTGCATATAA